CGCGGACTTGTCCGCGAAGTGGCGATAGGGTGCGGACCGCGATACGCCCAGGCGCCGCCCGATCGCGCGCATCGTCACACTCGAGGTCCCTCCCTCGTCGATCATCGCGGCGGCTTCCGCGAGCAGTGCCGCCCGCAGGTCTCCGTGGTGATACGCGCTGCCGTCGAGGGTCATGCCAAAAGGTGACCGCGTCGAAGGTGATCGGCAATGTTGACATCGTCAACGTCACGGGTTATGTTGACGCCGTCAACAGGCCCGAATCGACCACTCAAAGGAGGAACTGCCACATGTCCGTTAACGAGCAGATTTCCGGATTCCTGAAGGCAGGCCTGGAGCAGGGGCTGCCTCGAGAGCGACTCAAGGAGGTGCTTCACGAGGCCGGTTGGCCGCCAGATCAGGTTCGACGCGCCCTGGGCGGCTTCGCCGATGTTGCGTTTCCGATCCCCGTCCCCCGCCCCGCACCCTACCTGTCCGCTCGGGAGGCCTTCGTCTATCTCGTTCTCTTCGGCACGCTGTACACCAGCGCGGTCAGCCTGGGGAGCCTCATCTTCGCGTTCATCCATCAGGCATTT
The genomic region above belongs to Gammaproteobacteria bacterium and contains:
- a CDS encoding DUF5671 domain-containing protein, producing the protein MTASKVIGNVDIVNVTGYVDAVNRPESTTQRRNCHMSVNEQISGFLKAGLEQGLPRERLKEVLHEAGWPPDQVRRALGGFADVAFPIPVPRPAPYLSAREAFVYLVLFGTLYTSAVSLGSLIFAFIHQAFPDPALDPGAALEAAREEIRWSISFLVATFPVFAFVFWTNDRAVRKDPGRRLSRVRQSLTYLSLFLGAATLIGVVTSIVYNLLGGELTVRFTLKVLTVGAITGLLFGYFLRDVRKEEVAA